One window of the Cryptococcus gattii WM276 chromosome E, complete sequence genome contains the following:
- a CDS encoding Hypothetical Protein (Similar to TIGR gene model, INSD accession AAW43687.1), which translates to MTAEQQEFPKAVLYSWPSSVWSTVPRLCLYEKGYSEDEYIVKCVDITKGENFSPSYLKININGTVPTLIVPTLETVGAGVNTKYRSLRDTVSICDFLDQARSSHTANTSSDKPAPTLAPATIDGKALSDSVIELVHHPAVDPNFLSLSAADNEDLERKSRSGPGKSLTDRRNALQNYLAEARKAASETSVSPKNGSLIFEQKIVQFLEEKLKSSEEVWQLYHGQSGEEKLKQFFDLSIKTWTERLPEVCAKLEEMMEEPYFLGDQIVSFMF; encoded by the exons ATGACCGCAGAACAACAAGAATTCCCCAAAGCTGTTCTCTATTCTTGGCCCTCCTCAGTTTGGTCAACTGTCCCCAGGCTCTGCCTTTATGAAAAGGGCTACTCAGAAGACGAGTATATTGTCAAATGTGTCGACATCA CCAAGGGCGAG AATTTTAGCCCATCCTACCTGAA AATTAACATAAATG GTACGGTCCCAACTTTGATCGTTCCTACTTTAGAGACTGTAGGCGCTGGTGTGAACACCAAATATCGTTCATTGAGAGATACTGTC AGCATTTGTGATTTTCTTGACCAGGCACGTAGTTCCCATACTGCAAACACGTCGTCAGACAAGCCTGCGCCCACATTGGCCCCAGCCACTATCGACG GCAAGGCACTATCTGATTCAGTGATTGAGCTTGTTCATCATCCGGCTGTTGATCCCAACTTCCTGTCTTTGTCGGCAGCGGATAATGAAGACCTTGAACGCAAATCACGGTCTGGTCCGGGGAAGTCTCTAACAGATAGACGGAATGCTCTCCAGAACTATCTAGCTGAGGCTCGAAAAGCTGCTTCAGAAACTTCTGTAAGCCCAAAAAATGGCTCGCTCATCTTTGAGCAAAAAATTGTCCAATTTTTGGAGGAGAAACTGAAATCCAGCGAAGAAGTGTGGCAGCTCTACCACGGTCAATCTGGAGAGGAGAAGCTGAAACAATTTTTTGATCTCTCTATCAAGACGTGGACGGAGCGTTTGCCGGAGGTATGTGCCAAGCtggaggagatgatggaagagCCGTATTTCTTGGGAGATCAAATAGTAAGCTTCATGTTCTAA
- a CDS encoding putative atpase (Similar to TIGR gene model, INSD accession AAW43684.1~Conserved hypothetical protein) has protein sequence MIRTNLLRAAGQCPHPLPSTPSLSSGAKTSTSISLLSVTQTFSCIRRHIHCTPLRNAVPLYEVNLNQGHASNTAALPPAPTDLLELYRGLVAAGRLNWDDEQVRCVMKLRHLLDTLSDYTPPLELVAKLNPSAPYIAQQNKQTSWWKGSKGTGEHLGFGETNGEVEKRLVKVLSGEEELANLKTPKLTMPKGILLTGPPGSGKSLLLSLFYQLLPISKRRIHYHAFTLALYKEVFAEMNRRKSSDEEEWERKARNKELAGRKGWKSVFAGGRWDEEGKERPVWSKEEGVAFNSTFDEFQLIDASSAALIRDVLSWYWRLGGVIVTCSNRVPEDLYHHGVQKERLAGFLDALKARCEVVQVDGGRDWRRDIERQDQARWFHGTHGHDFERAWSAVIETQGSAGNTCRFTFSQLCEEALGPADYLALVSTFSTFFIDEVPTLYLRHKNEARRLINLIDALYESRCQVFLRSTTTPSTLFFPDALNLSSQEEETLTNERMMSAESLSATIQVPYRPNVSYYNNLSPAQRDREATEEKRKGTSFSVLGIWTGEDEKFAYKRAVSRLIEMTSSPSYAAEEWTPLEPTLRSWEDRPHLPRDASKTYKQLAESSSYEVDDEANIDRDSHFVTEECDSYRHQINNEDEGKKLFKKDGDRRPPAPINEQHIWGVVDEWGEKAGRWGRGVRVFSPDPAASRVPCSCGKEKSCGQ, from the exons ATGATTAGAACAAACCTTTTGAGAGCCGCCGGGCAATGCCCACATCCCTTGCCTTCAACGCCTTCCCTCTCGTCTGGAGCGAAAACCTCAACATCAATATCCTTATTAAGCGTGACCCAAACATTTTCTTGTATACGCCGTCATATCCATTGTACACCATTGAGAAATGCGGTGCCACTTTATGAAGTCAATCTCAACCAGGGCCACGCGAGCAACACAGCTGCTCTGCCACCAGCTCCAACAGACCTCCTAGAGCTCTACCGTGGTCTTGTGGCTGCGGGTCGCCTAAATTGGGATGATGAACAGGTGCGATGTGTCATGAAA CTGCGGCACTTACTTGACACTCTTAGTGATTATACGCCACCGCTCGAGCTCGTGGCTAAATTGAACCCCTCGGCCCCATACATTGCCCAACAAAATAAGCAAACATCCTGGTGGAAGGGGAGTAAGGGCACTGGGGAACATCTAGGGTTCGGCGAAACGAATGGCGAGGTTGAGAAGAGGTTGGTTAAGGTGCTCAGCGGTGAAGAGGAGCTCGCCAACCTCAAGACCCCAAAG CTAACAATGCCAAAGGGTATCCTCCTCACTGGACCGCCAGGATCGGGAAAATCTCTACTCTTGTCCCTTTTTTATCAACTGCTTCCTATCTCAAAACGACGTATCCACTATCATGCCTTCACCCTCGCCCTATACAAGGAAGTCTTTGCGGAAATGAATCGTCGCAAATCCTCCGACGAGGAAGAATGGGAAAGGAAAGCAAGGAACAAAGAACTGGCTGGAAGGAAAGGGTGGAAATCAGTCTTCGCCGGTGGGCGatgggatgaagaaggcaaggaaAGGCCAGTATGGTCCAAGGAGGAGGGCGTGGCATTCAATAGTAC TTTTGACGAATTCCAATTAATCGATGCATCATCCGCAGCTCTCATCAGAGATGTGCTTTCATGGTATTGGCGTCTAGGAGGAGTTATTGTTACTTGCTCAAATCGGGTCCCGGAGGATTTATACCATCATGGTGTCCAAAAGGAGCGCTTAGCAGGCTTTTTGGATGCTCTCAAGGCCAGATGTGAAGTTGTGCAGGTAGATGGTGGAAGAGATTGGCGAAGAGATATAGAAAGACAGGACCAAGCTCGGTGGTTTCATGGCACCCATGGACATGACTTTGAAAGGGCTTGGTCAGCCGTAATCGAGACGCAAGGAT CAGCAGGCAATACTTGTCGGTTCACATTCTCCCAGCTTTGTGAAGAg GCCCTAGGCCCGGCAGATTATCTTGCCTTAGTATCAACGTTTTCAACCTTCTTCATAGATGAAGTCCCGACTCTCTACCTACGCCACAAAAATGAAGCGAGGAGACTGATAAATCTCATTGATGCCCTTT ATGAGTCGCGTTGTCAAGTCTTTTTGCGTTCAACGACAACACCCTCAACACTGTTTTTCCCCGATGCCCTCAATCTTTCCTCCCAGGAGGAGGAGACGTTGACGAATGAGAGGATGATGTCTGCAGAATCCCTCTCTGCAACAATCCAAGTTCCGTATCGCCCAAATGTTAGCTATTACAATAATCTCTCTCCAGCTCAGCGGGATAGGGAGGCAACCGAAGAAAAGCGAAAAGGGACTTCATTCAGTGTGCTTGGTATCTGGACAGGCGAAGATGAGAAATTTGCCTAT AAACGAGCTGTGTCGAGGCTTATTGAAATGACTTCGTCACCATCTTATGCGGCAGAAGAGTGGACCCCGTTGGAACCAACACTACGCAGCTGGGAGGACCGACCTCATCTCCCCCGTGATGCATCGAAAACTTACAAACAGTTGGCGGAATCTTCGTCCTATGAAGTCGACGATGAGGCAAACATAGACAGAGATAGCCATTTCGTCACTGAAGAGTGTGACAGCTATCGTCATCAGATCAACAACGAAGACGAAGGGAAAAAGCTTTTCAAGAAAGACGGTGATCGGAGACCCCCAGCTCCCATCAACGAGCAGCACATATGGGGAGTTGTGGACGAATGGGGCGAAAAGGCTGGTCGTTGGGGGCGAGGCGTAAGGGTATTCTCACCAGACCCGGCCGCTTCAAGAGTTCCATGTTCTTGtggaaaggagaaaagTTGCGGGCAATGA
- a CDS encoding tRNA binding protein, putative (Similar to TIGR gene model, INSD accession AAW43682.1), giving the protein MAATSPHLTSIPQAVRVAASIDPSIDPGLKQQAIDYLTKVKQLSEETWQDCLQLYLQGAGAPGPSSTGRDGKEKLETDMRMFCLQVVDTVLIQKPEVMGADAVQGMYKAIVEFVQVEYIGGSCEGGQGFLRNKLAFTISQLFLRAFPSHIPTFLHPFFALLSPPTSSPPNLHPQLLTIRLLLEIAQEIHDTTLKTARIMTKERQDRDGVVRDVIRSSGDDKTAVEGMLGIIEKGLEQMNRGNNSDKWAEAVDATLKTLSAWIPWIDLGVALNPTTLPFYHRLLQQPILSFRTATAGIYRTLVAKGIQDPSSRLQVLRVLAPVAVIDPLETETRERKSEEVATFRTSLGVVLSAYGVALIGISDNTEVAEQLRNEAEEMMNPALPLLLRFLSDRQYEVPLSVSPFVSDLLRIYKRMYKPPNPSTKAGQAPSPPSSLPQLSPERRQFLASMLDILIRQLAWPEDTEWEAPGNEDELDEDIAAFKNFRGSCRSFIESIAQIDKSLHTEVVARIVIATLDAYASGGAAAVPWQQAELAMHLVYTFGEVSKNSTRAAFYELPPEMATKAARNKLRTVQGSGRTTPSSISDNIDLGPNANNDRLEYEQFPLSPLGELLTRCMTSGISSYPHPSVTLQYFEIIVRYIEFWKAKPETLPGLFEALLDGKGIHNSDEGVRRRCFYLFSKLCKDCRNSTVEGMVSPILDSMRDMMVINAELPPIDTPDEDPLIKATTGKSYVADQLYLFEASGNLVYLTKADPAKQMALLEAVAGPLLSGLGSGVERVRVDENDLQAVLQVHHHLMALGHFAKGFPIVPDKLVELLPYTVPFKQMAEALLQAIEILKRRRVVRDAARFAFSQFANAIGTPVAELVPRFVSAVVTEFEPSELVDFLLFLQLLMHRLQGSTFETMDMLLLPLLSRIFAVLQQPVTGTDEAQVHARLKDAYLAFFTSLMNENLDGIFITDRNKPEFENVLTTLFNLTQDYSDGASQRLAFGFFSRSVIAWGTSPEAAARPSVFAESAMATQSKMISGGTAQPNAHAITQEQRAKQCLPGYENFIYQRLLPASFEVPANSQFNIRGGQLIVHEAAVLVRNTVQARGQEAIDFMLRDLLPRLNCPSDIANQLIASLTTQPAKDFKKTFFDFIKAMRG; this is encoded by the exons ATGGCAGCTACCTCACCGCACCTCACAAGCATCCCTCAGGCAGTCAGAGTAGCAGCAAGCATAGACCCATCCATAGACCCCGGCCTCAAACAGCAAGCTATCGATTATCTCACAAAAGTCAAGCAATTGTCAGAAGAAACATGGCAG GACTGTTTGCAGCTCTACCTTCAAGGCGCAGGCGCTCCTGGCCCATCGAGCACAGGCAGAGACGGTAAAGAAAAGCTTGAAACAGATATGAGAATGTTTTGTTTGCAAGTAGTCGATACCGTCTTGATTCAAAA ACCAGAAGTGATGGGTGCAGATGCCGTACAGGGTATGTACAAGGCCATCGTCGAGTTTGTCCAGGTCGAGTACATTGGAGGATCATGTGAAGGCGGGCAGGGCT TCCTTCGGAACAAGCTGGCGTTCACGATTTCCCAACTCTTCCTACGTGCATTCCCTTCACATATCCCCACGTTTctccatcccttcttcgcccttctttccccgcccacctcttctccccctAACCTCCACCCCCAACTTCTCACCATACGTTTACTCCTCGAAATAGCTCAAGAAATCCACGATACGACACTTAAGACTGCGCGAATTATGACCAAAGAACGACAAGATCGGGATGGAGTGGTGAGAGATGTGATCAGGTCGAGCGGGGATGACAAGACAGCCGTCGAAGGAATGTTGGGAATCATTGAAAAGGGGCTGGAGCAGATGAACAGAGGAAACAATTCAGATAAGTGGGCAGAGGCGGTGGATGCGACTCTGAAAACATTATCAGCTTGGATCC CTTGGATCGATCTCGGTGTCGCTCTCAATCCCACCACGCTTCCTTTTTATCACCGACTCCTCCAACAGCCCATTCTTTCCTTCCGTACGGCCACGGCAGGTATCTACCGTACCCTCGTAGCCAAGGGCATCCAAGATCCTTCCTCCAGGCTTCAAGTCCTTCGTGTGCTAGCGCCCGTAGCTGTGATTGATCCGCTAGAGACAGAGACAAGGGAGAGAAAAAGCGAAGAGGTTGCGACATTTAGGACTTCGCTCGGTGTCGTCCTCTCCGCATACGGCGTGGCGTTGATTGGGATTTCTGATAACACTGAAGTTGCTGAACAGTTGAGGAATGAAGCAGAGGAAATGATGAACCCGGCTTTACCGTTGTTATTGAGGTTCTTGAGCGATAGGCAATACGAAGTACCCTTGTCCGTCTCGCCCTTTGTTTCAGATCTACTCAGAATC TACAAACGGATGTACAAACCGCCCAACCCGTCAACCAAAGCTGGCCAAGCACCATCCCCTCCGTCTTCTCTCCCACAATTGTCGCCTGAACGCCGTCAATTCTTAGCATCCATGTTAGATATTCTCATCAGACAATTAGCATGGCCAGAGGACACCGAGTGGGAAGCTCCGGGCAACGAAGATGAATTGGACGAGGATATTGCTGCGTTTAAAAATTTCAGAGGT TCCTGCCGATCATTCATCGAGTCTATCGCTCAAATCGACAAGTCTCTTCATACAGAAGTTGTCGCACGAATCGTGATTGCGACCCTGGATGCGTATGCGTCAGGCGGAGCTGCGGCTGTACCTTGGCAGCAAGCTGAACTTGCAATGCATTTGGTATACACTTTTGGCGAAGTGTCCAAGA ACTCCACCCGAGCAGCATTCTACGAGCTTCCCCCGGAAATGGCGACCAAAGCCGCTCGAAACAAACTCCGCACCGTTCAGGGGAGTGGGCGTACTACCCCTTCTTCTATATCCGACAATATCGATTTAGGTCCCAACGCCAACAACGACCGGCTGGAATATGAGCAATTCCCCCTTTCACCTTTAGGCGAGCTTTTAACCCGGTGTATGACGTCGGGTATCTCGAGTTATCCTCATCCGAGTGTGACGTTGCAGTACTTTGAGATCATTGTCCGATACATTGAGTTTTGGAAAGCCAAACCAGAAACTTTGCCCGGATTGTTTGAAGCACTCTTAGATGGAAA GGGAATACATAACTCGGACGAGGGCGTCAGGAGACGATGTTTCTACTTGTTCTCAAAGCTGTGCAAAGATTGTAGGAACAGTACTGTAGAAGGCATGGTTTCTCCCATTCTGGACAGCATGCGG GACATGATGGTAATCAACGCCGAACTACCGCCCATCGACACCCCTGATGAAGATCCTCTCATCAAAGCGACAACCGGCAAATCCTACGTTGCCGATCAGTTATACCTCTTTGAAGCATCGGGCAATCTTGTATACTTGACCAAAGCAGATCCTGCCAAGCAGATGGCGTTGCTTGAAGCAGTGGCTGGACCGCTTCTCAGCGGTCTAGGTTCAGGCGTAGAAAGAGTGAGGGTTGATGAAAATGATTTGCAGGCGGTGTTGCAAGTGCATCATCATCTGATGGCCTTGGGACATTTTGCAAAAGGTTTCCCTATAGTACCAGATAAGTTGGTAGAGCTGCTTCCCTATACGGTGCCGTTTAAGCAGATGGCAGAGGCGCTTTTGCAGGCCATAGAAATCTTGAAGAGACGACGAGTGGTTCGGGATGCG GCTCGATTTGCATTTTCTCAATTCGCCAACGCTATCGGCACACCAGTTGCCGAGCTGGTTCCGCGTTTTGTGTCTGCAGTCGTGACAGAGTTTGAACCTTCGGAATTGGTCGATTTCCTGCTCTTTTTGCAGCTGCTCATGCACCGGCTTCAA GGAAGTACATTTGAAACCATGGACAtgctcctccttcccttACTATCTCGCATCTTTGCTGTGCTTCAGCAACCCGTCACTGGCACCGATGAAGCCCAGGTGCATGCTCGTTTGAAAGACGCCTATCTGGCATTTTTCACGTCTCTTATGAACGAAAACCTGGACGGCATCTTCATCACGGACCGCAACAAACCCGAATTCGAAAACGTATTGACAACGCTCTTCAACTTGACTCAGGATTACTCTGACGGCGCATCTCAACGACTTGCGTTTGGATTTTTCTCGAGGAGCGTCATCGCTTGGGGTACCAGTCCTGAAGCCGCAGCAAGACCGTCGGTTTTTGCCGAAAGCGCAATGGCGACGCAAAGTAAGATGATATCTGGTGGCACAGCACAGCCGAATGCCCATGCTATTACTCAAGAGCAAAGGGCCAAACAATGTCTTCCAGGATACGAAAACTTTATTTATCAACGATTGTTGCCAGCGAGTTTTGAGGTTCCAGCCAATAGTCAATTTAACATCCGTGGAGGGCAATTG ATTGTACACGAGGCGGCCGTGCTGGTCAGGAATACTGTTCAAGCTCGGGGTCAAGAGGCGATCGATTTTATGCTCCGTGATCTCTTACCGAGACTCAATTGTCCCTCAGATATTGCAAATCAGCTGATAGCCAGTTTGACTACTCAACCAGCAAAGGACTTTAAAAAGACGTTCTTTGACTTTATCAAGGCCATGAGAGGGTAA